The Centroberyx gerrardi isolate f3 chromosome 7, fCenGer3.hap1.cur.20231027, whole genome shotgun sequence genome contains a region encoding:
- the LOC144539445 gene encoding uncharacterized protein LOC144539445 has translation MYHGTSKHSARLIQHCGFKQSQGGMLGPGVYLSRDLDKASRYPIELPVSERAVIKVKVNVGKVIVINKQHHPRQKAWHDPRYGEVYDTAWVPPNCGMVKSGLEENCVWDPNRITVLSVISPRQLPPIYYASGYDSDSDSDTCELS, from the coding sequence ATGTACCATGGCACCTCCAAGCACAGCGCTAGGCTCATCCAGCACTGCGGCTTCAAACAGTCTCAGGGCGGGATGCTTGGCCCCGGCGTGTACCTCAGCAGAGACCTAGACAAAGCCAGTCGCTACCCCATTGAGCTTCCTGTGTCCGAGCGGGCCGTCATTAAGGTGAAGGTCAATGTGGGGAAAGTGATCGTCATCAATAAACAACACCATCCACGTCAGAAGGCCTGGCATGACCCCAGATATGGCGAGGTGTACGATACCGCCTGGGTGCCGCCCAACTGCGGTATGGTGAAGAGCGGTCTGGAGGAGAATTGTGTCTGGGATCCCAACCGAATCACCGTCCTGAGTGTCATCTCACCACGCCAACTCCCACCCATCTACTATGCATCGGGatatgattctgattctgattctgatacaTGTGAGCTCTCTTGA